A single region of the Oncorhynchus keta strain PuntledgeMale-10-30-2019 chromosome 37, Oket_V2, whole genome shotgun sequence genome encodes:
- the LOC127916849 gene encoding uncharacterized protein LOC127916849 isoform X2: MSQVVISEISLETRLPDPPSLTPTQTLLSIPNRSVLTPTQTLLSIPNRSVLTPTQTLLSKPNRSVLTPTQTLLSKPNRSVLTPTQTLLSKPNRSVLTPTQTLLSKPNRSVLTPTQTLLSKPNRSVLTPTQTLLSKPNRSVLTPTQTLHTEQVSPDSNPDSPLVHT; encoded by the exons atgTCCCAAGTTGTAATCAGTGAGATCAG tttAGAGACCAGACTCCCTGACCCGCCCTCTctgactccaacccagactctACTCTCCATACCGaacag gtcagtcctgactccaacccagactctACTCTCCATACCGaacaggtcagtcctgactccaacccagactctcctctccaaacctaacaggtcagtcctgactccaacccagactctcctctccaaacctaacag gtcagtcctgactccaacccagactctcctctccaaacctaacaggtcagtcctgactccaacccagactctcctctccaaacctaacag gtcagtcctgactccaacccagactctcctctccaaacctaacaggtcagtcctgactccaacccagactctcctctccaaacctaacaggtcagtcctgactccaacccagactctccATACCGaacaggtcagtcctgactccaacccagactctcctctagtccatacctaa
- the LOC127916849 gene encoding sciellin-like isoform X7: MSQVVISEISLETRLPDPPSLTPTQTLLSIPNRSVLTPTQTLLSKPNRSVTKGLCSYCCKPMVAGANMILEDLQIYSHSSCFKCEVCHCPLGDLHVGDSMWLHRGTVHCEGCFSTAREKYLL; this comes from the exons atgTCCCAAGTTGTAATCAGTGAGATCAG tttAGAGACCAGACTCCCTGACCCGCCCTCTctgactccaacccagactctACTCTCCATACCGaacaggtcagtcctgactccaacccagactctcctctccaaacctaacag GAGTGTGACCAAGGGCCTGTGTTCGTACTGCTGTAAACCGATGGTGGCTGGAGCCAACATGATCCTGGAGGATCTACAGATCTACAGCCACTCATCCTGCTTCAAG TGTGAGGTGTGCCATTGTCCTCTAGGAGACCTCCATGTAGGAGACAGTATGTGGCTCCACAGAGGGACAGTGCACTGTGAAGGCTGCTTCAGCACagccagag AGAAGTATCTCCTCTAG
- the LOC127916849 gene encoding sciellin-like isoform X8: MSQVVISEISLETRLPDPPSLTPTQTLLSIPNRSVLTPTQTLLSIPNRSVTKGLCSYCCKPMVAGANMILEDLQIYSHSSCFKCEVCHCPLGDLHVGDSMWLHRGTVHCEGCFSTAREKYLL, from the exons atgTCCCAAGTTGTAATCAGTGAGATCAG tttAGAGACCAGACTCCCTGACCCGCCCTCTctgactccaacccagactctACTCTCCATACCGaacag gtcagtcctgactccaacccagactctcctctccatacctaacag GAGTGTGACCAAGGGCCTGTGTTCGTACTGCTGTAAACCGATGGTGGCTGGAGCCAACATGATCCTGGAGGATCTACAGATCTACAGCCACTCATCCTGCTTCAAG TGTGAGGTGTGCCATTGTCCTCTAGGAGACCTCCATGTAGGAGACAGTATGTGGCTCCACAGAGGGACAGTGCACTGTGAAGGCTGCTTCAGCACagccagag AGAAGTATCTCCTCTAG
- the LOC127916849 gene encoding sciellin-like isoform X5 translates to MSQVVISEISLETRLPDPPSLTPTQTLLSIPNRSVLTPTQTLLSIPNRSVTKGLCSYCCKPMVAGANMILEDLQIYSHSSCFKCEVCHCPLGDLHVGDSMWLHRGTVHCEGCFSTAREKYLL, encoded by the exons atgTCCCAAGTTGTAATCAGTGAGATCAG tttAGAGACCAGACTCCCTGACCCGCCCTCTctgactccaacccagactctACTCTCCATACCGaacag gtcagtcctgactccaacccagactctACTCTCCATACCGaacag GAGTGTGACCAAGGGCCTGTGTTCGTACTGCTGTAAACCGATGGTGGCTGGAGCCAACATGATCCTGGAGGATCTACAGATCTACAGCCACTCATCCTGCTTCAAG TGTGAGGTGTGCCATTGTCCTCTAGGAGACCTCCATGTAGGAGACAGTATGTGGCTCCACAGAGGGACAGTGCACTGTGAAGGCTGCTTCAGCACagccagag AGAAGTATCTCCTCTAG
- the LOC127916849 gene encoding LIM and calponin homology domains-containing protein 1-like isoform X1: MSQVVISEISLETRLPDPPSLTPTQTLLSIPNRSVLTPTQTLLSIPNRSVLTPTQTLLSKPNRSVLTPTQTLLSKPNRSVLTPTQTLLSKPNRSVLTPTQTLLSKPNRSVLTPTQTLLSKPNRSVTKGLCSYCCKPMVAGANMILEDLQIYSHSSCFKCEVCHCPLGDLHVGDSMWLHRGTVHCEGCFSTAREKYLL, translated from the exons atgTCCCAAGTTGTAATCAGTGAGATCAG tttAGAGACCAGACTCCCTGACCCGCCCTCTctgactccaacccagactctACTCTCCATACCGaacag gtcagtcctgactccaacccagactctACTCTCCATACCGaacaggtcagtcctgactccaacccagactctcctctccaaacctaacaggtcagtcctgactccaacccagactctcctctccaaacctaacag gtcagtcctgactccaacccagactctcctctccaaacctaacaggtcagtcctgactccaacccagactctcctctccaaacctaacaggtcagtcctgactccaacccagactctcctctccaaaccgaacag GAGTGTGACCAAGGGCCTGTGTTCGTACTGCTGTAAACCGATGGTGGCTGGAGCCAACATGATCCTGGAGGATCTACAGATCTACAGCCACTCATCCTGCTTCAAG TGTGAGGTGTGCCATTGTCCTCTAGGAGACCTCCATGTAGGAGACAGTATGTGGCTCCACAGAGGGACAGTGCACTGTGAAGGCTGCTTCAGCACagccagag AGAAGTATCTCCTCTAG
- the LOC127916849 gene encoding sciellin-like isoform X9: MSQVVISEISLETRLPDPPSLTPTQTLLSIPNRSVTKGLCSYCCKPMVAGANMILEDLQIYSHSSCFKCEVCHCPLGDLHVGDSMWLHRGTVHCEGCFSTAREKYLL, translated from the exons atgTCCCAAGTTGTAATCAGTGAGATCAG tttAGAGACCAGACTCCCTGACCCGCCCTCTctgactccaacccagactctACTCTCCATACCGaacag GAGTGTGACCAAGGGCCTGTGTTCGTACTGCTGTAAACCGATGGTGGCTGGAGCCAACATGATCCTGGAGGATCTACAGATCTACAGCCACTCATCCTGCTTCAAG TGTGAGGTGTGCCATTGTCCTCTAGGAGACCTCCATGTAGGAGACAGTATGTGGCTCCACAGAGGGACAGTGCACTGTGAAGGCTGCTTCAGCACagccagag AGAAGTATCTCCTCTAG